In a single window of the bacterium BMS3Abin14 genome:
- the yhaM gene encoding 3'-5' exoribonuclease YhaM — protein sequence MTTLFKENEKFNRTFLLKAISSGKTRGGKPFVTLTLGTPQQDFEGRLWDTDLETLPSLLPGDPVNAAGTAVLYQERIQLKVDRIAGETSAIDPRSLYPSSEFSEEELGISWRKWVKKITDENLNALFAAIERDGAFMKDFLRSPAAVTMHHARIGGLAEHSLGVCALAGAVGEKYTWLRPDILIAGALLHDIGKVREYEIARAFQVSTEGRLMGHIALGIPMLKSYIEKVPGFPEALALELYHIILSHHGKLELGSPKAPSIPEALVVHYADDLDAKLDMLRASRISSSREGAGDPPGEYVRGLGRFFLFPGDEKPVIRKNPSGKTGADDQGKLF from the coding sequence ATGACAACACTGTTTAAAGAAAACGAAAAGTTCAACAGGACCTTTCTTCTCAAGGCGATCTCTTCGGGAAAAACGAGGGGTGGAAAACCCTTCGTCACCCTGACCCTCGGAACCCCCCAACAGGATTTTGAGGGGCGTCTCTGGGATACTGATCTGGAAACCCTTCCGTCCCTTCTCCCCGGGGACCCCGTGAACGCTGCGGGTACAGCAGTTCTCTACCAGGAGCGAATCCAGCTCAAAGTGGACAGGATCGCCGGGGAAACCTCCGCCATAGATCCGCGTTCCCTCTATCCGTCATCGGAATTTTCGGAGGAGGAATTGGGAATATCCTGGAGAAAATGGGTGAAGAAAATTACCGATGAAAACCTCAATGCCCTCTTTGCGGCGATAGAGAGAGATGGCGCTTTCATGAAAGATTTTCTCCGTTCTCCGGCGGCGGTTACAATGCATCACGCCCGCATAGGAGGCCTCGCGGAACACAGTCTCGGGGTATGTGCCCTGGCCGGCGCTGTGGGAGAGAAATACACATGGCTGAGACCTGACATCCTTATTGCGGGGGCGCTCCTGCATGACATTGGAAAGGTAAGGGAGTACGAGATTGCCCGCGCTTTTCAGGTCTCCACCGAAGGTCGGCTCATGGGCCATATTGCCCTTGGGATCCCCATGCTGAAGAGCTACATCGAAAAGGTCCCGGGTTTTCCTGAGGCCCTCGCCCTGGAGCTTTACCACATCATCCTCAGCCATCATGGTAAACTGGAACTGGGTTCGCCAAAAGCCCCTTCGATCCCTGAAGCGCTGGTGGTCCACTATGCTGATGACCTGGACGCGAAGCTGGATATGCTCAGGGCGTCGCGGATATCATCATCCCGGGAGGGGGCCGGAGATCCTCCGGGGGAGTACGTCAGGGGCCTCGGCAGATTTTTTCTGTTTCCGGGGGATGAAAAGCCGGTTATCCGGAAGAACCCGTCCGGGAAAACGGGAGCAGACGATCAGGGGAAGCTGTTTTGA
- the ispF gene encoding 2-C-methyl-D-erythritol 2,4-cyclodiphosphate synthase: MDDRTRTGIGFDSHRLIVGRALVLGGVRIPYEMGLEGHSDADVLTHALMDALLGAAGMGDLGGHFPDTDDRYKGADSLTLLKKVLGLLRGDGWEAVNVDATLLAERPKMGPFIPRMILKLENAGLGPGTVNIKATTGEGMGFVGRGEGLAAIAVALIRRKSRR; this comes from the coding sequence ATGGATGACCGGACCCGCACGGGGATCGGCTTTGACTCCCATAGGCTGATCGTGGGCAGGGCTCTTGTCCTCGGTGGTGTGCGAATTCCTTATGAAATGGGTCTGGAAGGGCATTCTGACGCGGATGTCCTCACCCACGCCCTTATGGATGCCCTCCTGGGCGCTGCGGGCATGGGGGATTTGGGAGGGCATTTTCCCGACACCGATGACAGGTACAAAGGGGCTGACAGCCTTACACTGCTTAAAAAGGTCCTCGGCCTGCTGAGAGGGGATGGTTGGGAGGCCGTCAACGTGGATGCCACCCTCCTTGCAGAGCGTCCCAAAATGGGCCCGTTCATCCCCCGGATGATCCTGAAGCTGGAGAATGCCGGGTTGGGGCCGGGCACGGTTAACATCAAGGCCACGACCGGTGAGGGGATGGGGTTCGTGGGGCGGGGTGAGGGCCTTGCGGCCATCGCCGTCGCATTGATCAGGAGGAAAAGCAGACGATAG
- a CDS encoding putative TrmH family tRNA/rRNA methyltransferase yields the protein MKDNEETQILTGRQAVLEALRNRRRALYRLLISRKTEAREFERLARGLNIPVRRENSAELSRIAGHGKHQGVLLECSPLPVFSLDEILRFDPPEGRDLLVLCVGIEDPRNLGAIARCMSFLGARALLVPGKGSSPLSPSASRTSAGAMESLPIAVVPGAASACVRLKKAGYWMIGVETGGVSLCEWEDATGKIVLVLGGEDRGLGKGVRNLCDLVVSIPGCGTIGSLNVSVAAGIVLYHVTTRRARTAAGEVKTL from the coding sequence ATGAAAGATAACGAAGAAACCCAGATACTGACCGGTCGCCAGGCCGTCCTGGAAGCGCTGCGCAATCGCCGAAGGGCCCTTTACCGCCTTTTGATATCGCGAAAGACGGAAGCCCGGGAATTCGAGCGCCTGGCCCGCGGCCTGAATATCCCCGTCCGCCGGGAGAATTCCGCTGAACTGTCCAGGATCGCGGGACACGGCAAGCATCAGGGTGTTTTGCTTGAGTGCAGCCCACTCCCTGTGTTCTCACTGGATGAGATATTGAGGTTCGACCCCCCCGAGGGCCGGGATCTGCTTGTTCTGTGTGTCGGCATTGAGGATCCGCGGAACCTGGGCGCCATCGCCAGGTGCATGTCATTCCTGGGAGCCAGGGCCCTTCTGGTTCCGGGGAAGGGCTCATCGCCCCTCAGTCCGTCGGCCTCCCGAACCTCAGCGGGAGCAATGGAAAGCCTGCCCATCGCGGTAGTCCCCGGTGCCGCTTCGGCTTGCGTACGCCTGAAAAAAGCGGGATACTGGATGATCGGTGTAGAGACGGGGGGCGTTAGCCTGTGTGAATGGGAGGACGCAACCGGTAAAATCGTTCTGGTCCTGGGAGGGGAGGATCGCGGTTTGGGCAAGGGGGTCAGAAATCTATGCGACCTGGTGGTATCAATCCCGGGGTGCGGAACCATAGGGTCCCTTAATGTTTCCGTGGCTGCGGGCATTGTTCTTTATCATGTGACGACCCGAAGGGCCCGGACGGCGGCGGGAGAAGTGAAAACTCTGTAA
- the groS gene encoding 10 kDa chaperonin has product MKIRPLQDRILVKRLEETLKTKGGIIIPDTAKEKPMEGKVVAVGKGKVMEDGSQRALDVKVGEKILFGKYAGTDVKIDEEDYLIMREDDILGVIVK; this is encoded by the coding sequence ATGAAAATCAGACCATTGCAGGACCGGATTCTTGTCAAAAGACTCGAGGAAACACTCAAGACCAAGGGAGGCATCATCATCCCTGACACGGCCAAGGAAAAGCCCATGGAGGGAAAGGTTGTCGCCGTCGGCAAAGGGAAAGTCATGGAGGATGGCAGCCAGCGTGCCCTGGACGTGAAGGTTGGGGAGAAGATCCTTTTCGGAAAGTACGCGGGAACCGATGTCAAGATAGACGAGGAGGATTACCTCATCATGCGTGAGGATGACATCCTTGGAGTGATTGTAAAATAA
- the iscR_1 gene encoding HTH-type transcriptional regulator IscR, which yields MSMRLSTKSRYGVRALFDIAYHSVGLPSQIKDISRRQQISPRYLEQIFQKLKKAGILGSKRGPSGGYFLLKEPAHISMGDIIRATEGPFELVFCVGDSPDRKCPRKDECVATGMWKKISGQIEEFFDTITIANLCDEAKDLGVEREYDHPYTYNI from the coding sequence TTGTCCATGAGACTTTCTACCAAGAGCCGTTATGGCGTCCGGGCCCTGTTCGACATTGCATACCACTCCGTCGGACTTCCTTCGCAGATCAAGGATATTTCAAGAAGGCAGCAGATCAGCCCGAGGTATCTGGAACAGATTTTTCAGAAACTCAAGAAGGCCGGCATCCTGGGGAGCAAGAGGGGGCCGAGCGGCGGTTATTTTTTGCTGAAAGAACCGGCGCATATCAGCATGGGCGACATTATCCGTGCTACGGAAGGCCCGTTTGAGCTGGTTTTTTGCGTCGGTGATAGCCCCGACAGGAAGTGCCCGCGTAAAGATGAATGCGTCGCAACGGGAATGTGGAAAAAGATCAGCGGGCAGATCGAAGAATTCTTCGACACCATTACCATTGCCAACCTCTGCGATGAGGCGAAAGACCTGGGTGTTGAGAGGGAGTACGACCACCCCTATACCTATAACATCTGA
- the ywaD gene encoding aminopeptidase YwaD precursor — MSGKPAGESVEEQLKSYIHRLSLDYPDRFVGGKGHRKTFEYLYRTLRSCGLWVNVQPFTADIHVPHRWSLEVDIGQGYEKVETLPGIGSPSIRRMEYEILPVGHAREEDYESLNNTEGKVHLAMLWKSHETAKIREAAMRGASALIWYNNYIDELYSGACDYILAPIPGFAIRKSVALRVIEAGGARVRLRCSSKRRRIRCRNLEAGYDGDNGRHALLTAHYDTRPHTPGASDDASGVAVMLAFIRSGYGRDLPVKLRYLFADCEEEGCIGAEQFAAQRYRANLLKVTSCVVNLDAVGWPNLCVITRDRDAVMDDGLSHLACDVLQGLGYTAERVRSKTGKSNHTPFALRGVPSLWLSDYPNYIRHSSIDNAFNVDYPTMSLVTESLRLIFRELD; from the coding sequence ATGTCGGGGAAGCCGGCAGGTGAATCGGTGGAAGAGCAGCTGAAATCCTACATACACAGGCTCAGTCTGGATTATCCCGACCGATTTGTCGGCGGCAAGGGGCACAGAAAAACATTTGAGTATCTCTACCGGACACTGCGTTCATGTGGGCTTTGGGTGAACGTTCAGCCGTTTACGGCTGACATCCACGTTCCACACAGGTGGTCCCTGGAGGTCGATATCGGTCAGGGGTACGAAAAGGTCGAGACGCTTCCGGGTATAGGTTCCCCTTCAATCCGCAGAATGGAGTATGAAATTCTCCCCGTCGGACATGCGCGTGAGGAGGATTACGAGTCACTGAACAATACTGAGGGCAAGGTCCACCTGGCCATGCTCTGGAAAAGTCATGAGACAGCCAAAATCCGTGAGGCTGCCATGAGGGGCGCTTCAGCCCTGATATGGTACAATAACTATATCGATGAACTTTATTCGGGAGCATGCGACTATATCCTTGCCCCCATCCCCGGTTTCGCTATACGCAAATCGGTGGCCCTCAGGGTGATCGAGGCGGGCGGCGCCAGGGTAAGGCTCCGCTGCAGTTCCAAAAGGCGAAGGATCCGGTGCCGGAATCTGGAGGCCGGGTACGATGGGGACAACGGGCGCCATGCCCTTCTCACCGCTCATTATGATACCAGACCCCACACCCCGGGGGCCAGCGATGATGCCTCCGGTGTCGCCGTCATGCTCGCCTTTATCCGGTCCGGATACGGACGGGACCTTCCGGTGAAGCTTCGTTATCTTTTCGCCGACTGCGAGGAGGAGGGATGTATCGGAGCGGAACAGTTTGCCGCCCAGCGTTACAGGGCCAACCTCCTCAAAGTGACATCCTGTGTGGTGAACCTTGACGCCGTCGGGTGGCCCAACCTCTGCGTCATCACGCGCGACAGGGACGCCGTGATGGATGACGGGCTTTCCCATCTGGCCTGTGATGTTCTGCAGGGCCTGGGTTACACCGCCGAGCGTGTTCGTTCCAAAACCGGCAAAAGCAACCATACCCCGTTCGCCCTTCGCGGTGTCCCATCCCTCTGGTTGTCGGATTATCCCAATTACATCCGTCATTCCAGCATCGACAATGCCTTTAACGTCGATTACCCGACAATGTCGCTGGTCACCGAGTCCTTGCGACTGATCTTCCGGGAGCTGGATTAA
- a CDS encoding GAF domain protein translates to MEYWVPPRAQRFLVRSVFAIGVFLWTLFTRHPLGVAGVRIIVLGYLAFSAAVYLWDQFGRRGSSGEKEFLVYLDILFVGFLIYLTGGSDSEFYLLLYFILALRAPFVKWTRVLSISAGSTVVYITSILSTWNHAYWFDLVIRGCLFWFLALLLRIIARRSIEERERAERLARELAATHDEVRRYTAALEKANAIGEKRLAEITILHEFLLDAREVDDYEKLYDIVFKYVRRISDAPWIFLLNRRNPERGQVVVRSWGNPPAPVVKLIRSDGLYPEFGCEGLEREVDLPDAGKAVILGFAHCHENRSSVTLILVFPEGQVKPEKEKTGVLSAFMHSVESELELHRLGKRLVASNESLSESNSHLMRLQEFQLELSRAFLSHREIGPVIQGIQEIMAKELFELDRLNLFMPNWGTGMLECKTSVGIENYPQDEIKVPMDDRGGAISRAFRDGKTIYFDGNKPVPPEYRLAEPYSRIPAIRSRIFVIVPLLSHEGKVVGVIGADRKYTHRPIPSETINLLEFFARHVAMVLSIQMIRD, encoded by the coding sequence ATGGAATATTGGGTTCCGCCCCGGGCACAGCGCTTTCTGGTACGATCCGTTTTCGCGATTGGTGTTTTTCTCTGGACGCTTTTCACCAGGCACCCCCTGGGTGTGGCGGGCGTCAGAATAATTGTACTGGGATACCTTGCCTTCTCGGCCGCGGTCTATCTGTGGGATCAGTTCGGGCGCCGGGGCAGTTCAGGGGAGAAGGAATTTCTGGTCTACCTTGATATCCTTTTTGTCGGGTTCCTGATCTATCTGACCGGAGGGTCCGACAGCGAGTTCTACCTGCTCCTGTATTTCATACTGGCCTTAAGGGCGCCTTTCGTCAAATGGACACGCGTCCTGAGTATCTCCGCCGGCAGCACTGTGGTTTACATCACGTCCATCCTCTCGACCTGGAACCACGCCTACTGGTTTGACCTTGTAATAAGGGGCTGCCTGTTCTGGTTTTTAGCGCTTCTCCTCAGAATCATCGCCCGAAGGTCCATTGAGGAAAGGGAACGGGCGGAGCGGTTGGCCCGGGAGCTCGCCGCAACTCACGACGAGGTTCGGCGCTATACGGCGGCCCTTGAGAAGGCCAACGCCATTGGGGAAAAGCGGCTCGCGGAGATCACTATCCTGCACGAGTTTCTCCTGGATGCCCGGGAGGTGGACGATTATGAGAAGTTGTATGACATTGTGTTTAAATATGTCCGCCGAATCAGCGATGCCCCGTGGATCTTCCTGCTGAACAGGAGGAATCCCGAGAGAGGCCAGGTGGTTGTCCGGTCATGGGGAAACCCTCCCGCCCCTGTCGTAAAGTTGATAAGGTCTGATGGACTTTATCCGGAATTCGGCTGTGAGGGCCTGGAAAGGGAGGTTGATCTGCCGGATGCCGGGAAGGCCGTAATCCTGGGGTTCGCCCATTGTCATGAGAACCGTTCGTCCGTGACCCTTATTCTTGTCTTTCCGGAAGGACAGGTTAAGCCGGAAAAGGAGAAAACGGGGGTCCTCTCCGCCTTCATGCACAGCGTGGAGAGTGAGTTGGAGCTTCACCGCCTGGGGAAACGGCTTGTAGCATCCAATGAAAGTCTTTCCGAGAGCAATAGTCATCTGATGCGTCTCCAGGAATTTCAGCTCGAACTGAGTCGGGCCTTCCTGTCCCACAGGGAGATAGGGCCGGTCATCCAGGGGATACAGGAGATCATGGCCAAGGAGCTCTTCGAGCTGGATCGCCTCAACCTCTTTATGCCGAACTGGGGGACGGGAATGCTCGAGTGCAAGACCTCCGTCGGCATAGAAAACTATCCCCAGGACGAGATCAAGGTCCCCATGGATGATCGGGGAGGCGCCATCTCCAGAGCTTTTCGAGATGGAAAAACAATCTATTTTGACGGCAATAAGCCTGTTCCGCCGGAATATCGACTGGCCGAGCCGTACAGCAGGATACCCGCTATTCGATCCCGAATCTTTGTCATCGTTCCGCTTTTGAGCCACGAGGGGAAGGTTGTCGGAGTCATCGGCGCGGACAGGAAATATACCCACAGGCCAATTCCGTCCGAGACCATCAACCTGTTGGAGTTTTTCGCACGCCACGTGGCCATGGTTCTTTCCATTCAGATGATCAGGGATTAG
- a CDS encoding tetratricopeptide repeat protein: MPLLLSVFNGCAGIGHPVGPGTSYENRLTLAVGYIRSAEGPRAVEVLKEAASQLPERPEAYAMLGDIFHSDGNLEKAVEEYRRAIEKGEEDPVVWNNLAWLESDLGYNGAALFHIEKAIEMVPFPLYPYLDTRARILGAMGNIEEARKSAAMALRLTPASDMRMRRALRKFLDKLNVGEAGR, from the coding sequence ATGCCTCTTTTGCTTTCGGTGTTCAACGGATGTGCCGGTATCGGGCATCCGGTCGGCCCGGGGACGAGCTATGAAAACCGTTTGACTCTCGCTGTGGGATACATCCGCTCCGCTGAGGGCCCGCGGGCCGTAGAGGTTCTTAAGGAGGCAGCGTCCCAACTGCCTGAACGTCCCGAAGCTTATGCCATGCTGGGGGATATATTCCATTCCGATGGTAATCTTGAGAAGGCGGTGGAGGAATACCGTCGAGCTATCGAAAAAGGTGAGGAAGATCCGGTTGTCTGGAACAACCTGGCATGGTTAGAATCCGATCTGGGCTATAACGGGGCTGCTCTTTTTCATATTGAAAAAGCTATTGAAATGGTTCCGTTTCCGCTTTACCCCTATCTGGACACGCGTGCCCGGATTCTCGGGGCCATGGGAAACATTGAAGAAGCGCGGAAGAGCGCCGCCATGGCCTTGCGCCTCACACCAGCCTCCGATATGCGGATGCGGCGGGCGCTGAGGAAGTTTCTCGACAAGCTGAATGTCGGGGAAGCCGGCAGGTGA
- the cysS gene encoding cysteine--tRNA ligase: MTLRIYNTLTGRKEEFVPINPPGVGIYTCGVTVYDYCHIGHARAAVAFDMVRRYMEFKGYDVTFVRNYTDIDDKIIKKSNEEGRAWKDVAETFIRAHDEDMEALGVGRADKGPRATEYIGDIIKLVQRLVDRGYGYEVEGDVYFEVARFKPYGRLSGRNPDDMRAGARIEVDERKKDPLDFALWKSSKPGEPWWESPWGRGRPGWHIECSAMSSALLGQPFDIHGGGKDLIFPHHENEIAQSEAAAGREFARYWMHNGFVNVDSEKMSKSLGNFFTIRDVLKKYRPEVVRIFLLSTHYRSPLDFSDRNLDEAQVRYERFMNLFARAGRYVPDEREPGRAEAESLRVLGDEVESAFIRAMDDDFNSAAALGHLFSALPVVNSVLDRADSEGHSVSGGWKGEVDRLFVRLGGVLGLFEGGLEEGAAYLGVGRESEDGNAREAMALAVRRDGARKGKDWAEADRLRDRIAEMGFTVQDTPQGPVLAPLGRKG; this comes from the coding sequence ATGACCCTTCGCATATACAACACCCTGACCGGCCGTAAGGAGGAGTTCGTTCCAATCAATCCCCCCGGTGTAGGTATATATACCTGCGGTGTGACGGTCTACGACTACTGTCATATCGGGCACGCCAGGGCCGCGGTGGCTTTTGATATGGTCCGAAGGTACATGGAGTTTAAAGGCTACGACGTGACCTTCGTCAGGAACTACACCGACATTGACGACAAGATCATCAAAAAAAGCAATGAGGAGGGCCGGGCCTGGAAAGATGTAGCCGAAACCTTCATCAGGGCCCACGATGAGGACATGGAAGCGCTTGGAGTCGGGCGTGCAGACAAGGGTCCCAGAGCCACGGAGTATATCGGGGATATCATTAAACTGGTCCAGCGGCTCGTGGACAGGGGTTACGGGTACGAGGTTGAGGGGGATGTCTACTTCGAGGTCGCCAGGTTCAAGCCGTACGGCAGGCTTTCCGGGAGAAATCCGGACGACATGAGGGCGGGGGCCAGGATTGAGGTTGATGAGCGAAAAAAAGACCCCTTGGATTTTGCCCTTTGGAAGTCCTCTAAGCCGGGCGAGCCCTGGTGGGAAAGCCCCTGGGGGCGGGGGCGTCCCGGCTGGCACATTGAGTGCTCGGCCATGTCCTCCGCCCTGCTGGGCCAGCCATTCGACATTCATGGGGGAGGAAAAGACCTCATCTTTCCTCACCATGAAAATGAGATTGCCCAGTCCGAGGCCGCAGCCGGCAGAGAGTTCGCCAGGTATTGGATGCACAACGGATTCGTCAACGTTGACAGCGAGAAGATGTCCAAATCCCTCGGCAACTTCTTTACGATCCGGGATGTGCTGAAAAAGTACAGGCCGGAAGTGGTGCGCATCTTCCTCCTCTCCACCCACTATCGCAGCCCCCTGGATTTTTCGGACCGGAACCTGGATGAGGCACAGGTCAGGTACGAGAGATTCATGAATCTTTTCGCCAGGGCTGGTCGCTATGTGCCCGATGAACGTGAGCCGGGCAGGGCGGAGGCGGAATCCCTCAGGGTTCTCGGGGATGAGGTCGAATCGGCCTTTATCCGGGCCATGGATGACGACTTCAACTCTGCGGCGGCGTTGGGCCACCTCTTTTCAGCCCTTCCTGTTGTCAACAGTGTGCTGGACCGGGCCGACTCGGAGGGGCATTCGGTGTCGGGGGGATGGAAGGGGGAAGTGGACCGGCTTTTTGTCCGTCTTGGCGGGGTGCTGGGGCTTTTTGAGGGCGGCCTTGAGGAGGGCGCGGCATATCTGGGTGTGGGCCGGGAATCAGAGGACGGCAATGCCCGGGAAGCCATGGCTCTGGCCGTCAGACGGGACGGGGCGAGAAAGGGGAAGGACTGGGCCGAGGCCGACCGACTGAGGGACCGGATTGCCGAGATGGGCTTCACAGTTCAGGATACCCCACAGGGGCCGGTTCTGGCGCCGCTTGGGCGGAAGGGATGA
- a CDS encoding PAP2 superfamily protein produces the protein MRSLIVLFLTAMLVSPLVSRADGSESPGRSLTIIKPAAGPSRLNPAFELIMEKLDNDLHYVASSPFRLTPKGTAVLGLTFLASIFLLDNDGKMLGDLSGRQSNFQNDYYDAFRDLGDNILQITAGAYLIGYLRENVDIKSAALMSLEAAALTSLFGGAAEFILGRNGPGSTYSPKDFKPFSGFGSMPDMDTAMTFSTASVLAYGQGTFSTVMYYTLATGVGLAQVYFEDAWPSDVFLGAILGTAIGRTVAYLSSSDNNGSVSIVPMSVTGVYHAMGVKVVYSF, from the coding sequence ATGAGATCCCTGATTGTCCTCTTTCTGACCGCCATGCTGGTATCTCCCCTTGTGTCGCGGGCGGATGGAAGCGAATCTCCCGGACGCAGTTTGACGATCATCAAGCCGGCCGCAGGTCCAAGCCGCCTCAATCCGGCTTTCGAGCTCATAATGGAGAAGCTGGATAACGACCTTCATTACGTTGCCTCCTCACCGTTTCGGCTTACCCCCAAGGGGACTGCCGTCCTTGGACTGACTTTTCTTGCCTCCATTTTTCTTCTTGACAACGATGGGAAGATGCTCGGTGACCTCTCCGGAAGACAGAGTAATTTCCAGAATGACTATTATGACGCCTTTCGCGATCTGGGGGATAATATTCTTCAGATTACCGCGGGCGCCTATCTCATCGGATACCTCAGGGAAAATGTGGATATCAAGTCCGCCGCCCTCATGAGCCTGGAAGCCGCAGCCTTGACATCCCTCTTTGGAGGGGCCGCGGAGTTTATCCTCGGGAGAAATGGCCCCGGATCAACGTACAGCCCGAAAGATTTCAAACCCTTTTCCGGTTTTGGGTCCATGCCTGACATGGATACTGCGATGACATTTTCCACCGCAAGCGTGCTAGCATATGGTCAGGGAACCTTCTCTACGGTAATGTATTACACCTTGGCCACCGGTGTGGGACTTGCCCAGGTCTACTTTGAGGACGCATGGCCTTCAGACGTTTTTCTCGGGGCAATATTGGGCACGGCTATCGGAAGAACGGTCGCCTATCTGTCCTCATCCGACAACAATGGATCGGTGAGTATTGTCCCGATGTCGGTTACAGGCGTTTATCACGCCATGGGGGTAAAGGTCGTTTACAGTTTTTAG
- the ispD2 gene encoding 2-C-methyl-D-erythritol 4-phosphate cytidylyltransferase 2 — protein sequence MRGRVYTIVPAAGSAVRMGLGYSKAYLDVSGVPLLARTLRSLLKSRHIDSVTVAVRPDEVDLCMREVVRKYSLQDDVSVIGGGEERRHTVWELLMKIPADRDIVLIHDGGRPFVSERLIGDVLAAAAEWGAALAAMPATDTVKISDDGGETAAGTIGREKVFLAQTPQAFHRDLILAAHKRAIKGSISATDDSSLIEETGHETRLVEGDPGNIKITTLNDLDLARWIIQKGGPDNG from the coding sequence ATGAGAGGGCGTGTTTACACCATCGTGCCGGCTGCCGGCTCCGCGGTCCGAATGGGGTTGGGCTACAGCAAGGCATACCTGGACGTTTCAGGCGTTCCCCTCCTGGCCCGCACCTTGAGATCGCTCCTGAAAAGCCGCCACATCGATTCCGTTACCGTTGCCGTCCGTCCCGATGAGGTTGATCTGTGCATGAGGGAGGTAGTCAGAAAATATTCCCTCCAGGATGATGTCTCCGTTATCGGAGGGGGAGAGGAAAGGCGGCACACCGTGTGGGAACTGCTGATGAAGATCCCGGCGGACCGGGACATTGTTCTGATACATGATGGGGGCCGGCCCTTCGTATCTGAGCGCCTCATCGGTGATGTGCTGGCCGCGGCCGCTGAGTGGGGGGCCGCTCTCGCCGCGATGCCGGCCACGGATACCGTAAAAATATCCGATGACGGGGGTGAAACGGCAGCCGGTACAATAGGGAGGGAGAAGGTGTTTCTGGCCCAGACCCCTCAGGCCTTCCATCGGGATCTGATCCTGGCGGCGCACAAGAGGGCGATAAAGGGGAGTATCTCGGCCACCGACGACTCATCCCTGATCGAGGAGACGGGCCATGAGACCAGACTTGTGGAGGGTGATCCCGGGAACATAAAGATCACGACCCTGAACGACCTCGATCTGGCAAGGTGGATCATTCAGAAAGGAGGGCCGGATAATGGATGA